Within the Pseudomonas sp. SL4(2022) genome, the region GCGCATCAATTACGGCAGAAAGGCCCGCATATGTATAAGGAGAACACGCGGGTTAACTTCATCGTCCGTCACCCGGATATTGCTCAGGGCTTCAGCAGTGAGGCGCTGGGTTCGACCGTTGACATCGTGCCGACGATTCTCGAACTGGCAGGTCTGGAACCTGCCGCCCAGGCTATACGCCATCCGCAACTGGCTGGGGTGAGCCTGGCCGAAAGCCTGGGTGGTGCCTCGCGGCGTTCGAAGCGTGATGAGCGCGGTCACCTGTTTGACTATGGCGTGACGATGTACCTCGACCCTGAGTTCAATGAGGCCCTGATGCGCGATCACGATCAGGTTACGCCTTGGACCATCATCAAGGAATCTTTGCAGCGTCTGCAGCCTGGGCCGTCTCTGGACAACCGCGCACTGCTGCGTGGCATCCATGACGGGCGCTATAAGTTCGCCCGCTATTTTGCTGCTTCCGATCATCATCAGCCCGAGGATTTCGCCACCCTGTTGGCACGTAATGATCTGGAGTTGTACGACACCCAGAGTGACCCGGACGAATTGCACAACCTGGCCAATGAGCCCACGGCACACCGTGCGCTAATCGAGCGCTTGAATACCCGACTCAATACGCTGATTGAGCGTGAGGTGGGTGTTGACGATGGTCGTGAGCATCCGGGGCCCAGCTTTTTATACAGCTAGGGGCTGCTCGTTGATTATTGCCAAGTCTGTTCGGGCGGTTGTCGGGCTGAAGTCTTTGCGCGTCATGCTCTTGAGTGTGTGAGTGACAATGTTCTGTCCGGCTAGGGGGCCGAAGTGAAGGCGTTGGCGGCGGTCTTTCATGCGCTGATTGCATCATTTGTTGATTTGGAATGCATTGGAATTATTGCTGTTGCTTAGCCACTCTTCCAACACAGCCAATAACAATGAGCGACTCGCATGTTTTTACTGAATCGAACTGCTGCCGTCCTGCTGAGCCTGGCATTGCCCTTGGCCAGCCAGGCCGCGCTGCCCGAAGAACAGATCCGTCCGTCAATCAACCCTGAGCTGGCCGAGCACACCAAGCACTTCGCGCAGAAGGTCTACCAGGTAGCCGGCAACGTGTATTCCGCCGTCGGCTGGCAGTTGGGCAACGTGGCAATGATTGAGGCACCGGAAGGGCTGATCATCATCGACACCGGTGAGTCGGTCAGCGAGTCGCGCAAGATCATGGCCGAGTTCCGCAAGATCACCGATAAGCCGGTCAAGGCGGTGGTCTACACCCACTTTCACCCGGATCACATCAACGGTGTAAAAGCCTTTGTCACGGAAGAACAGGTGCGCAGCGGCGAGGTGCAGATCATTGCCCACGACACCCTGCTGGCCAATGTGGTGGCGCAGGGGGCATTGGTTGGGCCGATTCTCTCGGTACGTTCCGGCTATAGCTTCGGTGCGGCGCTGCCGGCCAGTGACCATGAACAGATGAACGCCGGGATCGGCCCACTGGCCAAGGCCGAAGCCTCGACCTTTATCGCGCCGACCCTGACCTTCAAGGACAAGCTCGACACGCGCATCGCCGGCTTGGACCTGCAGTTTTTGCACGTGCCCAGCGAAGCACCGGACGAAATCATCGTCTACCTGCCGGATAACCGCGTGCTGATCAGCGCCGAGGTGGAGCAGGGGCCCACGCTGCCGAATATCCACACCCTGCGCGGCACCAAGTTCCGCGACCCGGTGGTGTGGGTCGAGAGCCTGGATAAGTTGCGCGCCTACCAGGCCGAGCATATGGTGCCGCTGCATGGTCGGCCGGTCAGTGGCCAGGATCAGGTCGAGGAAGTGCTGCGCATGACCCGCGACGGTATCGCCTATATCCATGATCAGACCGTGCGCTGGATGAACAAGGGCCTGACCCCGGATGAGCTGGTCGAGAAGGTCAAACTGCCGCCGCACCTGGCCGGTTACACCCCTTACCTGCGTGAGTACTACGGCACGGTCAAACACAGCGTGCGGCAGATCTACAACGGTTACCTGGGCTGGTTCCAGGGTGACCCGGTGGCGCTCGATCCGTTGCCACCAAAAGACAAGGCGGAGCGCCTGATTGCCTTGATGGGTGGTCGGGAAAAACTGTTGCTGGCCGCCGGCGAGGCCTACCTCAAGGGTGATTACCAGTGGGCCGCCGAGCTTTCCAGCTACGCCATTCAGGTGGACAACGAGGACACGCTGGCCCGCGATATCAAGGCCCGCAGTTTCCGCAAGCTGGGCTATGCCAGCATGAACATCAACTGGCGTAACTGGTACCTGATGAGTGCCATGGAACTGGAAGGCAAGCTGGCCGGCGAGCAGGTGCAGCAGATGGCCCAGAGCATGCGCAGTGCGTTTCTCTCCGCTGACATGCTGAAAACCTTTCCGGCGCGGATCTTCCTGCAAAACTGGATTACCCGGGTCGATCCGGACAAGGCCAATGATGTCGAGTTGACCCTGGGTTTCAGCTTTCCGGATATCGGCGAGCAGTGGGCGCTGGAAGTCCGCCGCGGTGTAGTGCAGTTGCACCAGGGCATTCCCGAGGGTACCACGCTCAAACTGACCCTCGACAAGGCGTATCTGGACACCGTGAT harbors:
- a CDS encoding alkyl/aryl-sulfatase; protein product: MFLLNRTAAVLLSLALPLASQAALPEEQIRPSINPELAEHTKHFAQKVYQVAGNVYSAVGWQLGNVAMIEAPEGLIIIDTGESVSESRKIMAEFRKITDKPVKAVVYTHFHPDHINGVKAFVTEEQVRSGEVQIIAHDTLLANVVAQGALVGPILSVRSGYSFGAALPASDHEQMNAGIGPLAKAEASTFIAPTLTFKDKLDTRIAGLDLQFLHVPSEAPDEIIVYLPDNRVLISAEVEQGPTLPNIHTLRGTKFRDPVVWVESLDKLRAYQAEHMVPLHGRPVSGQDQVEEVLRMTRDGIAYIHDQTVRWMNKGLTPDELVEKVKLPPHLAGYTPYLREYYGTVKHSVRQIYNGYLGWFQGDPVALDPLPPKDKAERLIALMGGREKLLLAAGEAYLKGDYQWAAELSSYAIQVDNEDTLARDIKARSFRKLGYASMNINWRNWYLMSAMELEGKLAGEQVQQMAQSMRSAFLSADMLKTFPARIFLQNWITRVDPDKANDVELTLGFSFPDIGEQWALEVRRGVVQLHQGIPEGTTLKLTLDKAYLDTVMSGENGLLKGALLGDVKVDGSLLEIKTFLGCFDFSDTPIALTLR